CCCAATACTGGAAATACTTGATTTTCATTGGATCATAATCAATGAGATACCGTTTCATCTCGGTAACGTGCATTGCCGTACTACGCTCTCTCTCGCCGAGAACGTAAGATTCGCCCCAACCGTCGAGCCCTTGGTTGGTTTCCAGCTTGACGAACAGGTATGTCTTGCTTCTGTTCCACCGCTCTTTAGATTCTTCGGGGACTCCTGGCACTATGTAGGTTTTGACATCCGTAATCCGCAAATCTGACATGTTATTCTCCTCTCAAATTGTAGTCGTGCAGGCCCATTCTGTTTGTTCTTTATGTCAACCACGCCGTCATGCCTGTCGTGCAATATGTCTGTAGTGTAATGGAAGAAAAATCTTACCCTCCTGTCAATTGATTCAAATAGAGTTTAGGATGTCCAGTTGTCCGTACCTATTTTAGTATACCTAAACCCAAAATGAAAGTCAATATGACTACCCTCAAACTGACTATCTCCAAACCACAGGGAGAAAAAATATGTGTATGTGTATATCTTAACAGTAAAAAAATTGGAAAATTGTTTTTCAAATCAATTCTGGCCGTTTTTGTCCGTCATAATATCTTTTACCGGGTAGTTTATTCTTCCGGTACTCTATCTTTGTTTGACGGTTTTGACAAGCTCTGCTTTTCATGCGGGGCAGGGGTCCGACTTGTCAAAAGCCGCTGATTGGAATATTCTTCGAAAGAGAGGATTGCTGCGGAAGCGGGAGGGGAAAGGACTGTGGTTCGAGTTTTGATGTATGGAACACTGGAGGAAATGTCGGGAACGCGGGAGGTTGGAATATCGGGGGATCGGGTGCTGGATGTCCTGATCTCGCTCTCCTCTCTTTATGACTCCTCTTTTCGTGACATGCTGCTGGGAGGCGGGGAGTCCAGGGTCGCCATCCTGATCAACGGCGCGCCGGTACGCCGCAACGTTTTTGAAGCATCGCTGCGGGACGGAGATGTTCTGAGTCTCATGCCCTTCGGCGATGAAAATGACGTCTGAGTCGAGACGGGGGATGACTTTGAGAAAAAAGAACGCGTCCGTCCTTTTTATGGTGTATTTGTTTCGTGTCGCGACCGCCGTTCTGATCGCGTCGGTCGTTTACTCCGGGGCGGATTATTATACTCTGAAGTTTTGGAATACGCAGGACTCCCATGTCGTTCGGATCCTGGACATTGGTCAGACGATCCGCGAGTCTCCTTCGGAAGAGGAGGACGAACCCTTTAAAACGGAGAAAACGGAACTGACCGTCCAGTCTCTGACGGGAAAGAAGAGGGGTCAGTCTTTCAGGCTTGTCGCCACGCAGATGGAGGGCGGCGGCGTGAAATTCGAGCGGGGACACCGTTATATTCTGGTCAGCGATGTTTTCGAGGACGGATCGGCGCTGTATTCGATCGCCGATGCGTATCGGGTTTCGTCGGTGGTGTGGGTTATCGTACTGGCCTGCGGCGTGCTGATCGCCATCGCCGGAAGGTCGGGATTGCGGGCTCTGCTGGGGCTGGGGCTGTCCATCGTCGTGTTGATGTGGGGGTATATCCCCCTCGTGGCGACGGGCAGCCCGCCTGTGCCTCTGGCATTTCTGGCGGTGTTCCTCATCTCCGTTTTCACCGTGCTTTGCGTCGTAAAACGCAGACAGACCCGGCTGGTGGCGCTGTTGGGGACCCTGGGCGGGGCGGCGGGAGGGTTCGGAGCGGGCTGGCTGATGGTGATGTTCTGGCATCTTACCGGGCTTTCAGGCGAGAACGCGTCGCTGCTGTTTACGACGATTCCGGGGATTGACATACAGGGAATTTTGCTGTCTTCCATTATTATCAGCGCGATCGGAGCGGTTTTGGATGTGGGGATTTCCATTACGGCGGCCATGTCGGAACTCGTGGAGTACGACCCCGAAATATCCCTGACCCATCTGTGGGCGTCGGGAATACGGGTGGGCGGCGAGGTTTTGGGCAGTATGATCAATACGCTGATCCTGGCGTATCTGGGAACGGCTCTGCCCATGACTCTTTTGATCAGCAACGCCGGACCTGACCTGATCGGCCTGCTGAACGACCCTTATGTGGGGCAGGAAATCGTTCACAGCCTCGCGGGGACTCTGGGGCTGCTGCTGACGATTCCCGCCACGGCCACGTTTTTCGTTTTTCGGGAAAAGCTGCGCTCCCGCCGCTCCTGGCCGGAGGGGAGACTGAACTCCGATGGCGGAAGTTTTGAAGAGAGCGACCTCGACGATGACCCGTAAGAACAGGTTCAATGTCCGAAATTTTAAAAAATCTCCGGATGCGCAGGCGGAAAACGATACGAAGGCGGTCGTGGATATCGGCAGTAATTCCTTCAAACTTCGAGTTGCCCGACGGCAAAAAAACGGTCTGCGCATTCTTCTCGACATTACGGATATGGTCCGTTTGGGGCGGGGCCTGCGGAACGGATACCTGGAGGAGGAAACCATCATCCGGGGCGTGCGGGTTCTTCGGCGGCTGGTGCGCCTGGCGACGGATATGGGGGCCCGCCCCCGCCTTGTGGGGACCATGGCCCTGCGGACCGCGAAGAACGCGTCGGAGTTCGTGGATCGCGTCCGGAAGCAGACCGGCCTCACCATCGAAATTCTCTCCGGAGAAGAAGAAGCCCGTCTGGCCTGGCGGGGGGCGACTTTCGGAATGTCCGCCGAAGCGGGGGAAAAGGTGGTTTTCGATACGGGGGGAGGCAGCACGGAGTTCGTTTTCGGTTCCGGCACGAAGATTGTCCGTACCGTGAGCGTCGCGGTGGGGGCTGTACGTCTGACTGAAAAATTTTTCGGCTCGGATCCTGTCGCGCCGGAGGCGGTGTCGGTTGCGGAAGATTATGTCCGCGAGATGTTTCGCGCGGCCAATCTGGTTCCCGACGGGGAAAGCCTCCATCCTGCGGTCATCGGCCTTGGAGGAGGCGTGGTCGCGATGGCCTCCGTCAAGCTCGGCGCCACTCCCTTCAATCCGGTGAAGGTGGCGGGGCTGCCCCTGACCCGAAGCGACATCGACGCTCAGGTGAAGCTGTACGCGTCTCTCTCCCTCGCCGAGCGCACGAAGATTCCCGGGATGCCCGCCAGACGGGCGGATCTTATTCTCGCCAGCGCCTGCATTGTCCGATGCGCTATGGAAATGCTGGGGGTGGAAACGTTTCAGACCAGCATTGACGGCCTCCGCCACGGCCTCATCGTCGAGATGCTGAACCTTGCCTGAATTCCGTCATTGGCTTCTTCATTAACCTTTCATTTAATTTATTCAAAAATTATCAAAATTATGTTGCTTATTTTAGAGATAAATACGTTAGAATACATTTCATCCTGTTTTTGAGAAAGAAATGAAAATTGAGGAGGGTTATTGTGATGGCGAAATACTTCAGGTATGTCCTCTGCGCGTCTTTTCTTTTTGTAATCTTTTCGATGTTGTCCGCTGTTCCCGCGGGAGCGGGGGAGGCGCCGTTTCACATCGGGATTATGACGGGGACCGTATCCCAGAGCGAGGACGACCTTCGGGGAGCGGAGCGTCTTCTGGCGGAGTACGGAGATGCGGATAAGGGAGGAATGGTCCGGCATATCACTTATCCCGACAACTTCATGGCGGAAATGGAAACGACCGTCAGTCAGCTGCTGGGGCTGGCGGATGATCCCAAAATGAAGGTTATCGTCACGCATCAGTCGGTTCCCGGCGTGGCCGAGGCCTTTCGCCGCATTCGTGAGAAGCGTCCCGACATCCTTCTTTTTGCCGGCGAGGCTCATGAGGACCCCAACATCATCAGCTCCGTCGCGGACCTGGTGGTCAACACGGACCTGATCGCCCGCAGTTACACGATTCCCCTGACCGCGCAGAAACTTGGCGTCAAAACATTCGTCTACGTCTCTTTTCCCCGTCACATGAGCTATGAAAACCTGAGCCGCAGCCGCGCCATTATGGAGTCCACCTGCAAGGACCTGGGCCTGAAGTTCGTTTTTGAGACGGCCCCCGACCCGCTCAGCGATGTGGGTGTCGCCGGCGCTCAGCAGTACATGCTGGAAAAGGTTCCGACCTGGATCGATCAGTACGGTAAGGAGACGGCGTTTTTCACGACCAACGACGCTCTGGTGGAGCCCATGCTGAAGCGCGTCGCGGAGCTTGGAGCCTACTTTATCGAGACGGGCATGTCCTCTCCTCTGATGGGGTATCCCGGCGCTCTGGGCATCGACCTTTCCAAAGAGAAGGGCGACTGGCCCGCAATCCTCAAAAAAGTCGAGGCGGCGGTTGTGGCGGCCGGCGGCGGCGGTCGAATGGGGACCTGGGCTTACTCTTACGGGTACACCAACGCCTCCGCGCTGGCGGAATACGGCAAGCGGATCGTCGAGGGAAAGGCCAGGCCCGGCAATCGTAAAGACATCCTCGATGCCTACAACAAGTACACCCCCGGAGCCCAGTGGAGCGCCACGTACTACACCGACGCGGGAACCGGCGTTCGGAAAAACAACTTCCTCCTGATTCGTCAGGATACCTATATTTTGGGAAAGGGTTACATGCACATGACCGATGTTGAAATTCCGGAAAAAGTGTTCAGCATCAAGTGACGATTCCTAAATTTCAGGTGTGACGTCATGCTGAAGGGAATAGAACGGCGAAGCAGGGCTCTGACGGAGCTTGCCGACCGAATATGGGAATTTGCGGAACCCGCGTTCAGAGAGGTGCGCTCGGCGGAGGCGCTTGCGGAATATTTGCGCGGCGAAGGTTTCAAAGTGACGATGGGGGTTGCGGATATACCCTCCGCTTTTGTGGCTGAGTATGGAACTTCCGGGCCTGTGGTGGGCTTTTTGGGTGAATACGACGCGCTGCCCGGCCTGTCCCAGAAAATCTGCGTGGAAAAAGCCCCGGCGATTCCCGGAGGAGCGGGGCACGGCTGCGGACACAACCTGCTTGGAGTGGGCTCTCTGGGCGGAGCTCTTCTGGTGAAGGACGCCATCGAGTCCGGCGCGGTGAAGGGACGCGTGAAATATTTTGGCTGTCCGGCGGAAGAACTTGTGGCCGGAAAGGTTTTTATGGTTCGCGCGGGATGTTTCGACGGGCTGGACTGCGCCCTGACCTGGCATCCGCTTTC
This DNA window, taken from Synergistaceae bacterium, encodes the following:
- a CDS encoding DUF3798 domain-containing protein, which codes for MLSAVPAGAGEAPFHIGIMTGTVSQSEDDLRGAERLLAEYGDADKGGMVRHITYPDNFMAEMETTVSQLLGLADDPKMKVIVTHQSVPGVAEAFRRIREKRPDILLFAGEAHEDPNIISSVADLVVNTDLIARSYTIPLTAQKLGVKTFVYVSFPRHMSYENLSRSRAIMESTCKDLGLKFVFETAPDPLSDVGVAGAQQYMLEKVPTWIDQYGKETAFFTTNDALVEPMLKRVAELGAYFIETGMSSPLMGYPGALGIDLSKEKGDWPAILKKVEAAVVAAGGGGRMGTWAYSYGYTNASALAEYGKRIVEGKARPGNRKDILDAYNKYTPGAQWSATYYTDAGTGVRKNNFLLIRQDTYILGKGYMHMTDVEIPEKVFSIK
- a CDS encoding MoaD/ThiS family protein; this encodes MVRVLMYGTLEEMSGTREVGISGDRVLDVLISLSSLYDSSFRDMLLGGGESRVAILINGAPVRRNVFEASLRDGDVLSLMPFGDENDV
- a CDS encoding YibE/F family protein gives rise to the protein MRKKNASVLFMVYLFRVATAVLIASVVYSGADYYTLKFWNTQDSHVVRILDIGQTIRESPSEEEDEPFKTEKTELTVQSLTGKKRGQSFRLVATQMEGGGVKFERGHRYILVSDVFEDGSALYSIADAYRVSSVVWVIVLACGVLIAIAGRSGLRALLGLGLSIVVLMWGYIPLVATGSPPVPLAFLAVFLISVFTVLCVVKRRQTRLVALLGTLGGAAGGFGAGWLMVMFWHLTGLSGENASLLFTTIPGIDIQGILLSSIIISAIGAVLDVGISITAAMSELVEYDPEISLTHLWASGIRVGGEVLGSMINTLILAYLGTALPMTLLISNAGPDLIGLLNDPYVGQEIVHSLAGTLGLLLTIPATATFFVFREKLRSRRSWPEGRLNSDGGSFEESDLDDDP